Proteins from one Embleya scabrispora genomic window:
- a CDS encoding NADPH:quinone reductase, producing MRAAFIDSLGPAENIRYGELPAPTPGPTDVLVDVLGTTVNPVDILLRSGVFRTPVGFPLVISRDLVGTVAAAGPGAPGFTVGDLVWANSLGHGGRPGAAAEQAVVAADRLYPLPAGVDPTAAVAVVHPAATAYLALFTHGRVTAGDTVLVLGAAGNVGSAMVTLAVDAGARVIATAAAADLHHCRALGADAAFDYRDPKLLDLIAAACPGGVDVHLDCSGRNDLTEAVELLAPRGRVVVLAATGTDPVVPVRRLYMKDCSIAGFVISHATSGELAEAAGTINRLLANGRLRARTLEQQPLSAAAEMHRRMEQGRLHGRRVVLLPGG from the coding sequence ATGCGCGCAGCCTTCATCGACTCGCTCGGACCGGCGGAGAACATCCGCTACGGCGAACTCCCGGCGCCCACACCGGGGCCGACCGATGTCCTGGTGGACGTCCTCGGCACCACCGTCAACCCGGTCGACATCCTGCTTCGTTCCGGGGTCTTCCGCACGCCCGTCGGGTTTCCGCTGGTGATCAGCCGCGACCTGGTCGGCACGGTGGCAGCGGCCGGGCCGGGTGCGCCGGGCTTCACTGTCGGCGATCTCGTGTGGGCCAACAGCCTCGGCCACGGCGGGCGGCCGGGTGCGGCGGCCGAACAGGCGGTGGTGGCCGCCGACCGGCTCTACCCCCTCCCGGCGGGTGTCGACCCGACGGCGGCGGTCGCCGTGGTACATCCCGCCGCCACCGCGTATCTGGCCCTGTTCACCCACGGCCGGGTCACCGCCGGCGACACGGTCCTGGTGCTCGGCGCGGCCGGGAACGTCGGCAGCGCCATGGTGACCCTGGCCGTCGACGCCGGGGCCCGGGTGATCGCCACCGCCGCCGCCGCGGATCTCCACCACTGCCGGGCCCTGGGCGCCGACGCGGCCTTCGACTACCGGGACCCGAAGCTCCTCGACCTGATCGCCGCCGCCTGCCCCGGCGGAGTCGACGTGCACCTGGACTGCTCCGGCCGCAACGACCTGACCGAGGCGGTCGAGCTGCTCGCCCCGCGCGGCCGGGTCGTCGTCCTGGCGGCGACCGGCACCGATCCGGTGGTGCCGGTGCGCCGCCTCTACATGAAGGACTGTTCGATCGCCGGCTTCGTCATCTCGCATGCCACGTCCGGCGAACTCGCCGAGGCGGCGGGCACGATCAACCGCCTCCTGGCGAACGGCCGACTCCGGGCCCGTACGCTCGAGCAACAACCGCTGAGCGCCGCCGCCGAGATGCATCGGCGGATGGAACAGGGCCGGTTGCACGGCAGACGTGTGGTGCTCCTGCCCGGCGGCTGA
- a CDS encoding IS701 family transposase, with the protein MYLRGLLGAPGRKSVRNIAAFLGKQVNDQGLHHFINDSTWDWEPMREALGRYLARHTSPHACVLQPMIIPKSGTHSVGVARTFSWERGQAVTAQQVVGVWAVSATTASPVNWRLHLPPTRPRGRGERDPSGPETGYDTPEDSMVRAYLETAMRHRIPDCPVVLNAERLDGIGVVSKLSAAGVSHISKVAEDTWLLPADPALPGWGDEPLQASRIARLVKVGRKRMFLIPSGTDEAAELVATVRVRLPAVPDGTRRSRSGIGDFLLLGVGGIGGQWPAELWLTDLTNADHASLLRLIRLSRRVESLGMPRAEQVGIRDFAGRSFAGWHRHATLASVAHAVTELAEHKLSIA; encoded by the coding sequence ATGTATCTCCGCGGATTGCTCGGTGCTCCGGGACGGAAGTCCGTTCGGAATATCGCCGCCTTTCTCGGAAAGCAGGTCAACGACCAGGGACTGCACCATTTCATCAACGACTCCACGTGGGACTGGGAGCCGATGCGAGAGGCGCTCGGGCGTTATCTCGCCCGGCACACGTCCCCCCATGCCTGCGTGTTGCAGCCGATGATCATTCCGAAGTCGGGTACCCACTCCGTCGGGGTCGCCAGGACCTTTTCCTGGGAGCGGGGACAGGCGGTGACCGCGCAGCAGGTGGTCGGCGTGTGGGCGGTGTCCGCCACCACGGCGAGCCCGGTCAACTGGCGGCTGCACCTGCCCCCCACGAGGCCGCGCGGCCGGGGCGAACGGGACCCGTCCGGGCCCGAGACGGGCTACGACACGCCGGAGGATTCGATGGTCCGGGCATATCTGGAAACCGCCATGCGGCATCGAATACCGGATTGTCCGGTGGTGTTGAATGCGGAGCGGCTGGACGGCATCGGCGTCGTCTCGAAGCTGAGTGCGGCGGGCGTGTCGCACATATCCAAAGTCGCCGAGGACACCTGGCTGCTCCCCGCCGACCCGGCTTTACCGGGGTGGGGCGACGAACCCCTCCAGGCAAGCCGGATCGCACGGCTCGTCAAGGTCGGCCGGAAGCGCATGTTCCTCATTCCGTCCGGCACCGACGAGGCCGCCGAACTCGTCGCCACCGTCCGGGTCCGACTGCCGGCCGTCCCCGACGGAACGCGCCGTTCCCGCAGCGGAATCGGGGACTTCCTGTTGCTCGGCGTCGGCGGCATCGGCGGACAATGGCCGGCGGAGCTGTGGCTGACCGATCTGACCAACGCCGACCACGCCTCGCTGCTGCGCCTGATCCGGCTCAGTCGGCGGGTGGAAAGCCTGGGCATGCCGCGCGCCGAGCAGGTGGGGATCCGGGACTTCGCCGGACGATCGTTCGCGGGCTGGCACCGACACGCCACCCTCGCCTCGGTCGCACACGCGGTCACCGAACTCGCCGAGCACAAGCTGAGCATCGCCTGA
- a CDS encoding class-II fumarase/aspartase family protein, producing the protein MTGAAAGRLSYVDAGLLSPVRAGTPVEAAVGDAAWLQAMLDAEAALARAQAALGLVPASAAEVITSAAHADRFDLRALAVDARESANPVVALVRALTRVVSAIDPHAARHVHLGSTSQDILDTAAMLVARRAATLLRADLARVAEALGALARRHRDTPVAGRTLALHAVPTTFGLKAAGWRRLVLDADRRVASVSNGLPVSLGGAAGTLAGYVEAGADPERLVAAFAAETGLCVQVLPWHALRTPIADVGAAWAHTAGALGKFAVDVQSSTRTEVGEVVEPHVPGRGASSAMPQKRNPVLATLIRSAALQVPAQAAVLTQCMLAEDERSGGAWHAEWQPLRECLRLTGGAAHTAVELAEGLVVRPERMRANLALTGGAIVAERVAGVLAAHLGKPAAAALLTRAVEAADRLGRPLADHLASLPEVAEHLDTAELTRLCDPAGYTGAAADLVERSLRADPRD; encoded by the coding sequence GTGACCGGCGCCGCGGCCGGGCGACTTTCGTACGTGGACGCCGGGTTGTTGTCGCCGGTGCGCGCGGGCACGCCGGTGGAGGCCGCGGTCGGCGACGCGGCGTGGTTGCAGGCGATGCTGGACGCCGAGGCCGCGTTGGCCCGGGCGCAGGCCGCGCTCGGGCTGGTGCCGGCCTCGGCGGCCGAGGTGATCACGTCCGCCGCGCACGCCGACCGGTTCGACCTGCGGGCCCTGGCGGTGGACGCGCGCGAGAGCGCCAATCCGGTCGTCGCCCTGGTTCGGGCGCTGACCCGGGTGGTGTCCGCGATCGATCCGCACGCCGCCCGCCACGTGCATCTGGGTTCCACCAGTCAGGACATCCTCGACACCGCCGCGATGCTGGTGGCGCGGCGCGCGGCGACGCTGCTGCGCGCGGACCTGGCCCGGGTGGCCGAGGCCCTGGGCGCCCTCGCCCGGCGCCACCGCGACACGCCGGTGGCCGGGCGTACGCTCGCGCTGCACGCGGTGCCGACCACGTTCGGGCTCAAGGCCGCGGGTTGGCGGCGGCTGGTCCTGGACGCCGATCGGCGGGTGGCCTCGGTGTCGAACGGGCTGCCGGTCTCGCTCGGCGGTGCGGCCGGCACCCTGGCCGGCTACGTCGAGGCGGGCGCCGACCCGGAGCGGCTGGTGGCCGCGTTCGCCGCGGAAACCGGCCTGTGTGTACAGGTGTTGCCGTGGCATGCGCTGCGTACGCCGATCGCCGACGTCGGCGCGGCCTGGGCGCATACCGCCGGCGCCCTGGGCAAGTTCGCGGTCGACGTGCAGTCGTCGACCCGGACCGAGGTCGGCGAGGTGGTCGAGCCGCACGTGCCCGGGCGGGGTGCCTCCTCGGCCATGCCGCAGAAGCGCAATCCGGTACTGGCCACGCTGATCCGCAGCGCCGCGCTGCAAGTACCCGCGCAGGCCGCCGTGTTGACCCAGTGCATGCTCGCCGAGGACGAGCGCTCGGGTGGTGCCTGGCACGCGGAGTGGCAACCGCTGCGCGAGTGCCTGCGGCTGACCGGCGGCGCCGCACACACCGCCGTGGAGTTGGCCGAGGGCCTGGTCGTGCGGCCCGAGCGCATGCGCGCCAATCTCGCTCTCACCGGCGGCGCGATCGTCGCCGAACGGGTCGCCGGCGTGCTGGCCGCGCACCTGGGCAAGCCTGCCGCCGCGGCGCTGCTCACCCGCGCCGTCGAGGCGGCCGACCGGCTGGGCCGCCCGCTCGCCGACCACCTCGCGAGCCTGCCCGAAGTGGCCGAGCATCTCGACACCGCCGAGCTGACCCGGCTCTGCGACCCGGCCGGCTACACCGGCGCCGCCGCCGACCTGGTCGAGCGGTCCCTGCGCGCGGACCCCCGGGACTGA